Proteins encoded by one window of Drosophila melanogaster chromosome X:
- the Tlk gene encoding Tousled-like kinase, isoform G, producing MSCTPSPLCGSFALAMLQQQQQQLEIREAQQRQQQKSRLQLNNYYKDIPRNQHHMQNCQDFLQVQQTVEINKLHFVQKTQQQECYMQQIHHHQQQQQKQIVDYQRVNERAHMQPTQILQSQQKISELQQIQRSARKPELLQIPEILQKQQFQTAQQKQTKKQGANTATITSFNSNSNSNNSSSSCKNYNTTSNSNKNNIDNNSSNSSGQIMLASASASASARKRSRSTSNGSKSNNKTASGRIFTKSMSPGAHLQMSPQNTSSLSQHHPHQQQQLQPPQQQQQHFPNHHSAQQQSQQQQQQEQQNPQQQAQQQQQILPHQHLQHLHKHPHQLQLHQQQQQQLHQQQQQHFHQQSLQGLHQGSSNPDSNMSTGSSHSEKDVNDMLSGGAATPGAAAAAIQQQHPAFAPTLGMQQPPPPPPQHSNNGGEMGYLSAGTTTTTSVLTVGKPRTPAERKRKRKMPPCATSADEAGSGGGSGGAGATVVNNSSLKGKSLAFRDMPKVNMSLNLGDRLGGSAGSGVGAGGAGSGGGGAGSGSGSGGGKSARLMLPVSDNKKINDYFNKQQTGVGVGVPGGAGGNTAGLRGSHTGGGSKSPSSAQQQQTAAQQQGSGVATGGSAGGSAGNQVQVQTSSAYALYPPASPQTQTSQQQQQQQPGSDFHYVNSSKAQQQQQRQQQQTSNQMVPPHVVVGLGGHPLSLASIQQQTPLSQQQQQQQQQQQQQQLGPPTTSTASVVPTHPHQLGSLGVVGMVGVGVGVGVGVNVGVGPPLPPPPPMAMPAAIITYSKATQTEVSLHELQEREAEHESGKVKLDEMTRLSDEQKSQIVGNQKTIDQHKCHIAKCIDVVKKLLKEKSSIEKKEARQKCMQNRLRLGQFVTQRVGATFQENWTDGYAFQELSRRQEEITAEREEIDRQKKQLMKKRPAESGRKRNNNSNQNNQQQQQQQHQQQQQQQNSNSNDSTQLTSGVVTGPGSDRVSVSVDSGLGGNNAGAIGGGTVGGGVGGGGVGGGGVGGGGGRGLSRSNSTQANQAQLLHNGGGGSGGNVGNSGGVGDRLSDRGGGGGGIGGNDSGSCSDSGTFLKPDPVSGAYTAQEYYEYDEILKLRQNALKKEDADLQLEMEKLERERNLHIRELKRILNEDQSRFNNHPVLNDRYLLLMLLGKGGFSEVHKAFDLKEQRYVACKVHQLNKDWKEDKKANYIKHALREYNIHKALDHPRVVKLYDVFEIDANSFCTVLEYCDGHDLDFYLKQHKTIPEREARSIIMQVVSALKYLNEIKPPVIHYDLKPGNILLTEGNVCGEIKITDFGLSKVMDDENYNPDHGMDLTSQGAGTYWYLPPECFVVGKNPPKISSKVDVWSVGVIFYQCLYGKKPFGHNQSQATILEENTILKATEVQFSNKPTVSNEAKSFIRGCLAYRKEDRMDVFALARHEYIQPPIPKHGRGSLNQQQQAQQQQQQQQQQQQQQSSTSQANSTGQTSFSAHMFGNMNQSSSS from the exons ATGTCTTGTACGCCGTCTCCTCTTTGCGGTTCATTCGCTCTAGCAATGctccagcaacaacagcaacaactggAAATAAGAGAAGCAcagcaaaggcaacaacaGAAATCGCGTTTAcaactaaataattattataaagaTATACCCCGAAATCAACATCATATGCAAAACTGTCAGGATTTTCTACAAGTTCAGCAAACCGTAGAAATAAACAAGTTGCATTTTGTACAAAAAACACAGCAACAAGAATGTTATATGCAACAAATTCACCATcatcaacaacagcaacaaaagcaaatcgTTGATTATCAGCGTGTCAATGAAAGGGCGCACATGCAACCCACACAAATATTGCAAAGTCAGCAGAAAATATCAGAATTGCAACAAATACAACGTTCAGCAAGAAAACCAGAACTGTTGCAAATACCAGAAATACTACAAAAACAGCAATTTCAAACAGCTcaacaaaagcaaacgaaaaagCAAGGTGCAAATACAGCAACGATAACATCGTTtaacagcaatagcaatagcaacaatagTAGCAGCAGTTGCAAGAACTACAATACCACTagtaacagcaacaaaaataatatcGACAATAATAGCAGCAATAGCAGCGGCCAAATAATGTTAGCCTCTGCCAGCGCCTCTGCCTCCGCTCGGAAACGCAGTCGCAGCACGAGTAAcggcagcaaaagcaacaacaaaactgCCAGTGGCCGCATATTTACAAAAAGC ATGTCCCCCGGCGCCCATTTGCAGATGTCCCCGCAGAACACTTCGTCCCTAAGTCAACACCATCCacatcaacagcaacagttACAACccccacagcagcaacaacagcattTCCCTAACCATCACAGCGCCCAGCaacagtcgcagcagcagcagcaacaggagcaACAGAATCCCCAGCAGCaggcgcaacagcagcagcagatacTCCCACATCAACATTTGCAGCACCTGCACAAGCATCCGCAtcagctgcaactgcatcagcagcagcaacaacaactccaccagcaacagcagcaacacttcCACCAGCAGTCGCTGCAAGGGCTGCATCAGGGTAGCAGCAATCCGGATTCGAATATGAGCACTGGCTCCTCGCATAGCGAGAAGGATGTCAATGATATGCTGAGTGGCGGTGCAGCAACGccaggagctgcagcagcagcgattCAACAGCAACATCCCGCCTTTGCGCCCACACTGGGAATGCAGCAACCACCGCCGCCCCCACCTCAACACTCCAATAATGGAGGCGAGATGGGCTACTTGTCGGCAGGCACGACCACGACGACGTCGGTGTTAACGGTAGGCAAGCCTCGGACGCCAGCggagcggaaacggaagcgaaAAATGCCTCCATGTGCCACTAGTGCGGATGAGGCGGGGAGTGGCGGTGGCTCTGGCGGAGCAGGAGCAACCGTTGTTAACAACAGCAGCCTGAAGGGCAAATCATTGGCCTTTCGTGATATGCCCAAGGTAAACATGAGCCTGAATCTGGGCGATCGTCTGGGAGGATCTGCAGGAAGCGGAGTAGGAGCCGGTGGCGCCGGAAGCGGGGGAGGTGGCGCTGGTTCCGGTTCTGGAAGCGGTGGCGGCAAAAGCGCCCGCCTGATGCTGCCAGTCAGCGACAACAAGAAGATCAACGACTATTTCAATAAGCAGCAAACGGGCGTGGGCGTCGGTGTGCCAGGTGGTGCGGGAGGCAATACCGCTGGCCTTCGAGGATCACATACGGGAGGTGGCAGCAAGTCACCCTCAtccgcccagcagcagcaaacggCGGCACAGCAGCAGGGAAGCGGTGTTGCGACGGGAGGCAGTGCAGGCGGTTCCGCTGGCAACCAGGTGCAAGTGCAAACGAGCAGCGCTTACGCCCTTTACCCACCAGCTAGTCCCCAAACCCAGACgtcacagcaacagcagcagcagcaaccggGATCAGACTTTCACTATGTCAACTCCAGCAAggcgcagcaacaacagcagcgtcAACAGCAACAGACTTCCAATCAAATGGTTCCTCCACACGTGGTCGTTGGCCTTGGTGGTCATCCACTGAGCCTCGCGTCCATTCAGCAGCAGACGCCCTTatcccagcagcaacagcagcaacaacagcagcagcaacagcagcaactgggACCACCGACCACATCGACGGCCTCCGTCGTGCCAACGCATCCGCATCAACTCGGATCCCTGGGAGTTGTTGGGATGGTCGGTGTGGGTGTTGGCGTGGGCGTTGGAGTAAATGTGGGTGTGGGAccaccactgccaccaccaccgccgatGGCCATGCCAGCGGCCATTATCACTTATAGTAAGGCCACTCAAACGGAGGTGTCGCTGCATGAATTGCAGGAGCGCGAAGCGGAGCACGAATCGGGCAAGGTGAAGCTAGACGAGATGACACGGCTGTCCGATGAACAAAAGTCCCAAATTGTTGGCAACCAGAAGACGATTGACCAGCACAAGTGCCACATAGCCAAGTGTATTGATGTGGTCAAGAAGCTGTTGAAGGAGAAGAGCAGCATCGAGAAGAAGGAGGCGCGACAGAAGTGCATGCAGAATCGCCTCAGGCTCGGACAGTTTGTTACCCAACGAGTGGGCGCCACATTCCAG GAGAACTGGACGGACGGCTATGCGTTCCAGGAGCTGAGTCGGCGGCAAGAAGAAATAACCGCTGAGCGTGAAGAGATAGATCGGCAGAAAAAGCAGCTGATGAAAAAGCGTCCGGCGGAGTCCGGACGCaagcgcaacaacaacagtaaccagaacaaccagcagcagcagcaacagcaacaccagcaacagcagcagcaacaaaattcCAACTCGAACGATTCCACGCAGCTGACGAGCGGAGTTGTTACCGGTCCAGGCAGTGATCGTGTGAGCGTAAGCGTCGACAGCGGATTGGGTGGCAATAATGCGGGCGCGATCGGTGGCGGAACCGTTGGTGGTGGCGTTggaggtggtggtgttggAGGCGGTGGTGTCGGAGGCGGCGGTGGACGTGGACTTTCTCGCAGCAATTCGACGCAGGCCAATCAGGCTCAATTGCTGCACAACGGCGGTGGTGGTTCGGGCGGCAATGTCGGCAACTCGGGCGGCGTTGGCGACCGCTTGTCAgatcgaggaggaggaggtggcggCATCGGCGGAAACGATAGCGGCAGCTGCTCGGACTCGGGCACTTTCCTGAAGCCAGACCCCGTATCGGGTGCCTACACAGCGCAGGAGTATTACGAGTACGATGAGATCCTCAAGTTGCGACAAAATGCCCTCAAAAAGGAGGACGCCGACCTGCAGCTGGAGATGGAGAAGCTGGAGCGGGAGCGCAATCTGCACATCCGAGAGCTCAAGCGGATTCTTAACGAGGATCAG TCCCGCTTTAACAATCATCCCGTGCTGAATGATCGCTATCTTCTGTTGATGCTCCTGGGCAAGGGCGGCTTCTCAGAGGTCCACAAGGCCTTCGACCTGAAGGAGCAACGCTATGTCGCATGTAAGGTGCACCAATTAAACAAGGATTGGAAGGAGGATAAGAAAGCTAATTATATCAA ACACGCTTTGCGGGAATACAACATTCACAAGGCACTGGATCATCCGCGGGTCGTCAAGCTATACGATGTCTTCGAGATCGATGCGAATTCCTTTTGCACAGTGCTCGAATACTGTGATGGCCACGATCTGGACTTCTATTTGAAGCAACATAAGACTATACCCGAGCGTGAAGCGCGCTCGATAATAATGCAG GTTGTATCTGCACTCAAGTATCTAAATGAGATTAAGCCTCCAGTTATCCACTACGATCTGAAGCCCGGCAACATTCTGCTTACCGAGGGCAACGTCTGCGGCGAGATTAAGATCACCGACTTCGGTCTGTCAAAGGTGATGGACGACGAGAATTACAATCCCGATCACGGCATGGATCTGACCTCTCAGGGGGCGGGAACCTACTG GTATCTGCCACCCGAGTGCTTTGTCGTGGGCAAAAATCCGCCGAAAATCTCCTCCAAAGTGGACGTATGGAGTGTGGGTGTTATCTTCTACCAGTGTCTGTACGGCAAAAAGCCCTTCGGTCACAATCAGTCGCAGGCCACGATTCTCGAGGAGAATACGATCCTGAAGGCCACCGAAGTGCAGTTCTCCAACAAGCCAACCGTTTCTAACGAGGCCAAG aGTTTCATTCGGGGATGCTTGGCCTATCGCAAGGAGGATCGCATGGATGTGTTCGCACTGGCCAGGCACGAGTACATTCAGCCACCGATACCGAAACATGGGCGCGGTTCGCTcaatcagcaacagcaggcgcaacaacagcagcagcaacaacagcaacagcagcagcaacagtcgTCGACGTCACAGGCCAATTCTACAGGCCAGACATCTTTCTCTGCCCACATGTTTGGCAATATGAATCAGTCGAGTTCGTCCTAG
- the Tlk gene encoding Tousled-like kinase, isoform C → MCVQKNMRRLKKMSPGAHLQMSPQNTSSLSQHHPHQQQQLQPPQQQQQHFPNHHSAQQQSQQQQQQEQQNPQQQAQQQQQILPHQHLQHLHKHPHQLQLHQQQQQQLHQQQQQHFHQQSLQGLHQGSSNPDSNMSTGSSHSEKDVNDMLSGGAATPGAAAAAIQQQHPAFAPTLGMQQPPPPPPQHSNNGGEMGYLSAGTTTTTSVLTVGKPRTPAERKRKRKMPPCATSADEAGSGGGSGGAGATVVNNSSLKGKSLAFRDMPKVNMSLNLGDRLGGSAGSGVGAGGAGSGGGGAGSGSGSGGGKSARLMLPVSDNKKINDYFNKQQTGVGVGVPGGAGGNTAGLRGSHTGGGSKSPSSAQQQQTAAQQQGSGVATGGSAGGSAGNQVQVQTSSAYALYPPASPQTQTSQQQQQQQPGSDFHYVNSSKAQQQQQRQQQQTSNQMVPPHVVVGLGGHPLSLASIQQQTPLSQQQQQQQQQQQQQQLGPPTTSTASVVPTHPHQLGSLGVVGMVGVGVGVGVGVNVGVGPPLPPPPPMAMPAAIITYSKATQTEVSLHELQEREAEHESGKVKLDEMTRLSDEQKSQIVGNQKTIDQHKCHIAKCIDVVKKLLKEKSSIEKKEARQKCMQNRLRLGQFVTQRVGATFQENWTDGYAFQELSRRQEEITAEREEIDRQKKQLMKKRPAESGRKRNNNSNQNNQQQQQQQHQQQQQQQNSNSNDSTQLTSGVVTGPGSDRVSVSVDSGLGGNNAGAIGGGTVGGGVGGGGVGGGGVGGGGGRGLSRSNSTQANQAQLLHNGGGGSGGNVGNSGGVGDRLSDRGGGGGGIGGNDSGSCSDSGTFLKPDPVSGAYTAQEYYEYDEILKLRQNALKKEDADLQLEMEKLERERNLHIRELKRILNEDQSRFNNHPVLNDRYLLLMLLGKGGFSEVHKAFDLKEQRYVACKVHQLNKDWKEDKKANYIKHALREYNIHKALDHPRVVKLYDVFEIDANSFCTVLEYCDGHDLDFYLKQHKTIPEREARSIIMQVVSALKYLNEIKPPVIHYDLKPGNILLTEGNVCGEIKITDFGLSKVMDDENYNPDHGMDLTSQGAGTYWYLPPECFVVGKNPPKISSKVDVWSVGVIFYQCLYGKKPFGHNQSQATILEENTILKATEVQFSNKPTVSNEAKSFIRGCLAYRKEDRMDVFALARHEYIQPPIPKHGRGSLNQQQQAQQQQQQQQQQQQQQSSTSQANSTGQTSFSAHMFGNMNQSSSS, encoded by the exons ATGTGTGTGCAGAAAAATATGCGGCGCTTAAAAAAG ATGTCCCCCGGCGCCCATTTGCAGATGTCCCCGCAGAACACTTCGTCCCTAAGTCAACACCATCCacatcaacagcaacagttACAACccccacagcagcaacaacagcattTCCCTAACCATCACAGCGCCCAGCaacagtcgcagcagcagcagcaacaggagcaACAGAATCCCCAGCAGCaggcgcaacagcagcagcagatacTCCCACATCAACATTTGCAGCACCTGCACAAGCATCCGCAtcagctgcaactgcatcagcagcagcaacaacaactccaccagcaacagcagcaacacttcCACCAGCAGTCGCTGCAAGGGCTGCATCAGGGTAGCAGCAATCCGGATTCGAATATGAGCACTGGCTCCTCGCATAGCGAGAAGGATGTCAATGATATGCTGAGTGGCGGTGCAGCAACGccaggagctgcagcagcagcgattCAACAGCAACATCCCGCCTTTGCGCCCACACTGGGAATGCAGCAACCACCGCCGCCCCCACCTCAACACTCCAATAATGGAGGCGAGATGGGCTACTTGTCGGCAGGCACGACCACGACGACGTCGGTGTTAACGGTAGGCAAGCCTCGGACGCCAGCggagcggaaacggaagcgaaAAATGCCTCCATGTGCCACTAGTGCGGATGAGGCGGGGAGTGGCGGTGGCTCTGGCGGAGCAGGAGCAACCGTTGTTAACAACAGCAGCCTGAAGGGCAAATCATTGGCCTTTCGTGATATGCCCAAGGTAAACATGAGCCTGAATCTGGGCGATCGTCTGGGAGGATCTGCAGGAAGCGGAGTAGGAGCCGGTGGCGCCGGAAGCGGGGGAGGTGGCGCTGGTTCCGGTTCTGGAAGCGGTGGCGGCAAAAGCGCCCGCCTGATGCTGCCAGTCAGCGACAACAAGAAGATCAACGACTATTTCAATAAGCAGCAAACGGGCGTGGGCGTCGGTGTGCCAGGTGGTGCGGGAGGCAATACCGCTGGCCTTCGAGGATCACATACGGGAGGTGGCAGCAAGTCACCCTCAtccgcccagcagcagcaaacggCGGCACAGCAGCAGGGAAGCGGTGTTGCGACGGGAGGCAGTGCAGGCGGTTCCGCTGGCAACCAGGTGCAAGTGCAAACGAGCAGCGCTTACGCCCTTTACCCACCAGCTAGTCCCCAAACCCAGACgtcacagcaacagcagcagcagcaaccggGATCAGACTTTCACTATGTCAACTCCAGCAAggcgcagcaacaacagcagcgtcAACAGCAACAGACTTCCAATCAAATGGTTCCTCCACACGTGGTCGTTGGCCTTGGTGGTCATCCACTGAGCCTCGCGTCCATTCAGCAGCAGACGCCCTTatcccagcagcaacagcagcaacaacagcagcagcaacagcagcaactgggACCACCGACCACATCGACGGCCTCCGTCGTGCCAACGCATCCGCATCAACTCGGATCCCTGGGAGTTGTTGGGATGGTCGGTGTGGGTGTTGGCGTGGGCGTTGGAGTAAATGTGGGTGTGGGAccaccactgccaccaccaccgccgatGGCCATGCCAGCGGCCATTATCACTTATAGTAAGGCCACTCAAACGGAGGTGTCGCTGCATGAATTGCAGGAGCGCGAAGCGGAGCACGAATCGGGCAAGGTGAAGCTAGACGAGATGACACGGCTGTCCGATGAACAAAAGTCCCAAATTGTTGGCAACCAGAAGACGATTGACCAGCACAAGTGCCACATAGCCAAGTGTATTGATGTGGTCAAGAAGCTGTTGAAGGAGAAGAGCAGCATCGAGAAGAAGGAGGCGCGACAGAAGTGCATGCAGAATCGCCTCAGGCTCGGACAGTTTGTTACCCAACGAGTGGGCGCCACATTCCAG GAGAACTGGACGGACGGCTATGCGTTCCAGGAGCTGAGTCGGCGGCAAGAAGAAATAACCGCTGAGCGTGAAGAGATAGATCGGCAGAAAAAGCAGCTGATGAAAAAGCGTCCGGCGGAGTCCGGACGCaagcgcaacaacaacagtaaccagaacaaccagcagcagcagcaacagcaacaccagcaacagcagcagcaacaaaattcCAACTCGAACGATTCCACGCAGCTGACGAGCGGAGTTGTTACCGGTCCAGGCAGTGATCGTGTGAGCGTAAGCGTCGACAGCGGATTGGGTGGCAATAATGCGGGCGCGATCGGTGGCGGAACCGTTGGTGGTGGCGTTggaggtggtggtgttggAGGCGGTGGTGTCGGAGGCGGCGGTGGACGTGGACTTTCTCGCAGCAATTCGACGCAGGCCAATCAGGCTCAATTGCTGCACAACGGCGGTGGTGGTTCGGGCGGCAATGTCGGCAACTCGGGCGGCGTTGGCGACCGCTTGTCAgatcgaggaggaggaggtggcggCATCGGCGGAAACGATAGCGGCAGCTGCTCGGACTCGGGCACTTTCCTGAAGCCAGACCCCGTATCGGGTGCCTACACAGCGCAGGAGTATTACGAGTACGATGAGATCCTCAAGTTGCGACAAAATGCCCTCAAAAAGGAGGACGCCGACCTGCAGCTGGAGATGGAGAAGCTGGAGCGGGAGCGCAATCTGCACATCCGAGAGCTCAAGCGGATTCTTAACGAGGATCAG TCCCGCTTTAACAATCATCCCGTGCTGAATGATCGCTATCTTCTGTTGATGCTCCTGGGCAAGGGCGGCTTCTCAGAGGTCCACAAGGCCTTCGACCTGAAGGAGCAACGCTATGTCGCATGTAAGGTGCACCAATTAAACAAGGATTGGAAGGAGGATAAGAAAGCTAATTATATCAA ACACGCTTTGCGGGAATACAACATTCACAAGGCACTGGATCATCCGCGGGTCGTCAAGCTATACGATGTCTTCGAGATCGATGCGAATTCCTTTTGCACAGTGCTCGAATACTGTGATGGCCACGATCTGGACTTCTATTTGAAGCAACATAAGACTATACCCGAGCGTGAAGCGCGCTCGATAATAATGCAG GTTGTATCTGCACTCAAGTATCTAAATGAGATTAAGCCTCCAGTTATCCACTACGATCTGAAGCCCGGCAACATTCTGCTTACCGAGGGCAACGTCTGCGGCGAGATTAAGATCACCGACTTCGGTCTGTCAAAGGTGATGGACGACGAGAATTACAATCCCGATCACGGCATGGATCTGACCTCTCAGGGGGCGGGAACCTACTG GTATCTGCCACCCGAGTGCTTTGTCGTGGGCAAAAATCCGCCGAAAATCTCCTCCAAAGTGGACGTATGGAGTGTGGGTGTTATCTTCTACCAGTGTCTGTACGGCAAAAAGCCCTTCGGTCACAATCAGTCGCAGGCCACGATTCTCGAGGAGAATACGATCCTGAAGGCCACCGAAGTGCAGTTCTCCAACAAGCCAACCGTTTCTAACGAGGCCAAG aGTTTCATTCGGGGATGCTTGGCCTATCGCAAGGAGGATCGCATGGATGTGTTCGCACTGGCCAGGCACGAGTACATTCAGCCACCGATACCGAAACATGGGCGCGGTTCGCTcaatcagcaacagcaggcgcaacaacagcagcagcaacaacagcaacagcagcagcaacagtcgTCGACGTCACAGGCCAATTCTACAGGCCAGACATCTTTCTCTGCCCACATGTTTGGCAATATGAATCAGTCGAGTTCGTCCTAG